The nucleotide sequence CAAGATCAGGCCAACTTTCCTCGTTATAACCATCAAGCGTCCAGTACTTAATTTTTCCGTCATAATCAATACAATAATAACTGCCATTATCTTCACAGATCGGGAGCAAATTTTCAGGTAGCCCTTGCTCTCTTGCATCGCTTAACGCTTGTGACAGTTCTCCATAATATTTTTTATCACGGGTAACAGATAACAAATCTATAGTTCCGTAGAATATATTACTTATTTTTTTCAAAACCTCTTTATAATCATTTGAAAATTCGAAACCAATTTCTTTTTCATACTGAGAAATTAATTCATCATCTGGCAAATCAACATCATTTCTTTGACCATCTGATAAGCGTTCGATTTCTTCAATAACATCATTAAGTTTAGTATTCATACGTAACCCTATTTAAAATCGTTAGCTCGTTGTTTCCAATAATCAGAACGCCACTTATTAAACTCCGAGCGGTTAATACCTGAGGGGATACTGTTATCATTTATATGTATGACCTTATGATTATCCTTATGAAAACTCTGCGTTACCTCAGCTATAGGTCCATCCTGCTTTTGTAACATATGATGTAAATTGACAGGTTTTCCATCATTACCGATAGGTGCTCTACCAGCTCTCATAAGCTCTACGTTTGTCTTACCTGATTTAGGATCAATACGGCTTGGATCAAACAAGTCATTTCGTTGATAAACCTTATTTCCCTTAAAGGGAACTGGCTCAGCCGACCAATATTTTCTGTCCTGGCCAAAGTATTTTGCGACATCTGTCTGTGTTGTTGTACTTGATTTATTAGCCGTTTGGTTAGGCTGTACTTGAGTAGCTTCCGCCGGAACGCTTTTATCAACATTATTTTTTGATGATACAGATGATGGCTTCGCCTGTATCTTATTACTGGCTGCTCCCCCAATAGCCCCGACCGCAGTCTCCAGCAACAACAGGTTGCGCTGCTCTTCCTTCACGTACTGCGCCGCATCCGCTTTGGACAAGCCCGATTTTTCCAGCTCTTTTTGACGCAGTTCCGTGTTAAAAAACCCGGAGAGGGGTCCGCTGCCGCCATTTAACCAGCTGCTCTGCTCTGAACGCCCTATCTTGTCATTGGCACGGTAACCTGAGACGGCCAGCTCCTTGCCCAGTTCATGGTTGATGAATGCCAGTTCTTCACGACTCAACTCACCATTCAACGCCATCTGTTTCAGGCTGTTGATGGTCGCATCACTGGCCTGCCGGTACTCTGTCCAGACTCCTTTACGGCAGCTGTCATCCTGACATGATGCCAGTTTACCGCGCATGTCCTCCACTGACGGCAAGCCTTTATCCAGAATGCGCTGGCTCAGCTCCTTAGCCTTGCCGCACGCTTCCGGTGACAGCGTGCGGCAATCACCCAGATTTCGCGAGGCCAGCGCATTATTCTCCACAACAACCCATTCCATTGCGACGTTGACCGCCAAACACCGATTTTCCCAATGCCCTCAGCCAGTTACCACCCGTTTTTTCCAATGGGCGTTCACCGCCGGCCCCAAAACCCCCTGACGCGCTTTTCGCCCCCGAAGGCCGGTTTTTCCCGCCGCGCTCTGGTCAGTGTAGCGCCTTTTTCGGCAACGGGCGAACGTCGCCCAACTCGCTTGGGCGGCGGGTGCCCGTTCTGCGGGCGCGGGCGGCACAGAGCCCGCAAGCGGCGCCCCTGCGACGCTCTGAGGCACTGTGGCTTCGGTTTGCGTATGACCTTGCATGACCACGCGGTTTTGTTTTGTTCAGGGAAGCCCCCGGGGGCTGCACGGGGCGGCGATGGCGAGCACGGGAATGAGCAAGGAGCCTGCGACTGCGAACCGGGCGCAGCCAGTGCAGCGGGGTTGGGGCGGGGGGAAGTCAATGAGCGGAGGCCGCAGGCCGATCTGCCTTCAGGGTTGTTGGCCGGACGTTGGCACGGCAGCTAAAGAAGAACTCAGAGTTGCCGATGTCCGGCTCAGTCGGTTAGAGCATAAGGCGCAGCCTTGTGCGCCACACCCGCCAATGCTGACCCGCGGGGGCGCAAGACATAATGCCAATTATACGCATTAAGCCGCTCATCAATGCTCAGGCGGTTGCCCGGGCTCACCGGCGCAGTGCGTATAATTCCCCCGCATTATGTTCAATAGGCGTTGGGCGGCCTGGACCGGCTTAACGGGGACGCTCGTGGTTGAGCCGCCTGACGACTATTTACCCCCGCGTGCGCCGATGCCGACGGGCAGTCCGGCCACGGTCTGCCCCCACACCGAACCCGCCCAACTCAACGGGGGCGTGCGGACGCTCAGCGGCTATCGGCGGTTGAGGTCGGCTCTGAACTGTCCGGCGGCGTGTCCGTGTCGGCGTTATCGTCGGCGTACAGGTCGGCCAGTAAACCCACCTCATCGGCGTCGCGGACTTTTTCGTCGGCCATTTGCTCCGCCGGATGGGTGCTGGCGTGCACCGCCTGCAAGGCCCGGATAGAGACCTGCGTATACACCTGGGTTGACTCCACGCTGGCATGGCCTAACATGGCCTGTATCCAGCGCAGGTCCGCGCCGTTCTCCAGCATCTGCGTTGCCATCGCATGCCGGAACAGGTGGCAGGCACCTTTTTTCTCAATGCCGGCGGCCCGGATATAACCGCTTACGGCATTCGTGATACCGTTCGGCTGCAACCCGTCGAGACCGTCCATTGCCACGAACAGTGATTGGATGTCCGGGGTGACCAGCAGTTGCGGGCGAATCTGTTGCTGATAGAACTGGAGCCAGTTTAAGGCCCGTTCGCCGAGGGGCAATACCCGGTCTTTATTCCCCTTGCCCTGCCGGATGGTCACCGTTTTGCGTGACCCGTCTATGCTGTAGATATCGAGCCGGGCCGCTTCACTGCGTCGTATCCCGGTTGACCAGAGCAGCTCCATCAGGGCCCGGTCGCGCGCGCCCTGCAACGTATTCGGGTCAGGCAGCGACAGGATATGCTCGATTTCATCAATGCTCAGGATATACCGCGGCAGGCGTTTTTCTTCCCGCGGCAACTCAATGTCCGCTGCCGGGTTCGCCAGTATCAGGTTCTGTTTCGTCAGCCATTTGAACCATACCTGTAACGGCTGCAACTGCGTGCGTTGGGTGCGGATGCTCAGCGGCTCTCCGTTGGTCTTGCGGTACTGGTACAGGTAGCGCTGGTAACGCTCCAGTATTGGCCGCGTGATGTCCGCGGCATAGTACAGGCCCCGGTCCGTGGCCCACAGGATAAAGTGATAGGTGTGATGGGTCTGCACTTTCAGCGTGGTTTCCGACCAGTTCCGTTCCTGCCGCCAGGCCACGAAGCGCAGCAGCAGCGCATACAGGCTTTTTGGGTCATGTGCCGGACCGACAGGCTGACGGTAGACGTCATCGACGGTCAGGAGACTTCCCTTGCGGGGTTTACGGTTTGCCATGATTGACCTCCGGTTGAGATTGAGGGGCGGGCGCAGACAAGGGGCGTGTTTTCTTTTTTCCTTTTATCACGGTGTCTTCCGTTACCCCGACTTGCGGTACGCTGAACCCGTGTTCTGCCTGCCCTGATGGGGATTTTTTTACCCCAGACTTAGCCCGGACCTGGCCCAGACTTGAGGCAGACTGGCGTTCATTTAAGTCAGACTTGCTCTCATGACCTGTCGGGACGGCTGCCGGCGTTTTATCCCTGTCGGGTACGGGCAATGCGCCTCTGTGATTATTTTCCTTAATAACTGCGTTTTCATCTGCCCGGACTTGTGCCCCTGCCGGCCCTTGTTCTGTCTGGGCTGACGCGGGTTTTTCTTCCCCAGACTCAGGCCAGACTTGCCCCGGACTTGGGGAAGACTTACGACCTTCCGGGTCAGACTTGCGTTCACTGCCGGCGGTTTCTGAGTCCGCTTCTCCGACATCCAGCAGGCCGCACAGGTGGGCTGCGCCGTTGTCTTCTCCGTCCCACAGCAGTTCATAATGCAGCAGGTGCCCCCGGCTGCCGCCATGCAACAGCAGGTATTCCATTTCCGTCAGCCGTTGACAGTGGTTTTTGAGCTGGCTGTCGCTCCAGTGGGTAAAGGCGCGGATATCCCGCCGGGTAAAGCGGACTTCATTTGGCTGGCAGTGCTGGATTTGCGCCTGTGCGTTCACCATCTCTTGTATCAGCAGTAACAGCTTGCGCGTCTGCGGCGGCATTTCATCCAGCGTGCGCCCCAGCACCTCATGCGCCAGCCGGTTAGCCAGGGCAATGTCGTCCTGGGTGACTTCGATATATTCGATGACCTGCCCGCGGTGGGTGGTTTTCTTCACTTCACGTTGATACTGGTGCAGCAGGGCAATGGCCTGTATCAGCGTCAGGTATTTCATGTGGTCGCGCCGCATCCGGGTTTTGTCTGACAGGAACGTCAGTTGATGGGCGTAAGGATTGACCACTTTCAGCGGCCTTAACAGGCGCTGGGCGTTCTGGTGTAACTGCGTCAGATAGCCTTTCTCCGAGTCAGCCAGCAACCCGGCCAGCGTCTGGCGGTGCCGCTGCATGGCGTGGATAGCCTGCGTCTGCTCACGCGATTCGTTGACCGTCAGCACCAGACAGCGGTTCAGCAGCTCTTCATCCACATCAATGGCCGTCGTCGTTAACATCAGCATCACCGGTCCCTGTACCCTGTATTCCCGCGTCACCAGTTCGCCGCTCTGCTCGTTCTTGCCGGTGCTGGCGATTTTCAGCTCGCCGTCGGACTGCAACAGTTTCAGGGCATAGGCCGCCTGCCGCACCCCTTCTTCTTCGGCTATCGCCAGTATTTTGTGTTGCAGGCTGGTTTCGCCGAGGTAATACAGGCTCTGTCCGGTCATCGCCGAGTACTGGATACGCTCCTCTTCCGGCATCAGGTTCAGCACGGCATCCATCAGGCTGCTCTTGCCTGCCGCGCTGCTGCTCTGGATTAACACGGCCAGCGGTTTATCGAGTTTGCGCGAGACTGCCGCCAGATACCCGGTCAGCAGATTGGTGGATTCGCCGACCACCCCACAGGCGGCCATGTCGTTGATAATCTGTTCTGTCAGGTTCGGCGATGTTAGCAACGCCAGCGCGGCGGCTTCGTCTTCCGCGCTGACCGTCACCGCCGTTGTCCCTGAGGCTTCGGCGTCGGCTTGCTGTTGCGCGTCCTGTTGCTGCTCCAGCATCAGCAAGACCCGCCCGGCTTCGCGTTTGATGACCGACAGCTCGCATTCCAGCTCTTGCGCCGCCGTGCTGATGTAGTGCTGACGATGCCGCGCGTGATACATGTCCAGCGTATCCACATGGAACAGGCCGGACGTTTCATCCCGCACCTGCACATTGACTTTCATCACGTCCGGTACCGGGGATTTTTTCATCCCCCGTATCCGCCAGACCCGGGGGCCGCTTTTCATCAACAACTCACCGGACGCCGTGCGCTCACAGGGCACGGGGGCAACGGTCAGCGCCGGCGGGGCGGCTAAAGAAGAAGATTTAGCCACCCCGGCACTTTGGGGCTTTTCCGTCACCGTCGGCAAGACGGGCCGCTCATGGCTGAACACCGCGCCCGGCGCTGTTCCCTGTCCCAGCCAGACCGCCTGTTGCAAGGCCAGCCCCAGCGCATGTTCGGCATTGCCGCTTTTCAGCGCATAGTCATTGGCATCCATGCCCGGCGGGAACTGCACCCGCCATGCCTCGATACCGGCTTCCAGTAAGTCAGCCGCCACATTAGCCGCGCCACGGTCTCCGGCCTCGTCCCGGTCAAAGGCAATCAGCACCCGCTTCACGCCGTGATACTGCAAGGCTTCGAGATGCTCACGGTTAAACCCGTTCACCCCGAACGCGGCGATCACGTTGCGGAACCCGGCACACCAGAAGGTCATAGCATCGATCAGCGCTTCGCACAGGATAATTTCCGCAGCGGCTTTCATCGCTGCCTCATTCCAGACCCCGGCCAGTGGTGAGGACAGGTACAGATGCTTTGGGCTGTCTTTCAGCACTTTGTAATCCGGCTGGGTTCGGCGGCCATACAGTTGCAGCACCCGCCCGCGGCTGGCCACACTGGCCGATTCGGCCCAGCCAATTATCGGCACCACGACACAGCCCCGGAAGTGGTCCTGCCGGGTGGTGGTACGCAACACGCCCAGCCCCGACAGCTTGCCGCGCAACTGCTGACCTTCCTGACTGTCTTTGGACGGCAACAACCCCGCGGAACCGCTGATACCGTGATGGCCCGCATACCCCAGTTTAAAGTGGCTGACCAGTTCAGGATGGTTCAGCCCGCGCCGCTCCAGCCAGGCTTTGGCTTCCGGTGACGCCAGTAAGTGCTGATGATAAAAATCAATCACCTGATGCAACAGCGCCTGCCCGTCATCGTCCAGGTCGGCCAGTTTCGGGCGCGGCAGAGGTGCCGCCTGTGATCCCGGCGGGGCGGCTAAAGAAGAAGCGGCCACAACCGCATTGTCCATATCCGGCAACCCGGCCAGCTCCCGCAGCCGGCGGATAGCGATTTTCAGCGTCACCCCTTCCGTTTGTATCACCCAGTCCAGCACCGATCCCGCTGCGCCACAGCCAAAGCAGTGATACAGGTTCTTAGCAGGCGATATCACCATTGAGGGCGTTTTCTCGTTATGGAACGGACAGCGCAGCACATAATCCTCACCGCGTTTTTTCATCGGACGGCCTTGCTTACGCGCCAGCCCCAGTAACGAGACGGTTTGCTTTAAGCGGGCTAAATCGGTATCGGGAACGCGGGTCATCAGTGACCTCCTGTAAAAACCTGTCAATAGGGTTTGGATAAAAATAACTCGACAATCATATACTACAGCTGGTAGTATTTACAACAGTAAGATGTAAAACATGTTGTAGATTAGGGTCATTCAGTCACTTTTTACATCGGTAACAACGACTATGGCCGCCTCCATCAGTAGTGAAGAACAGGTATTTATGATGACGTTAGGTCAGCGGATTTCTGCCCTGCGTAAACACGCCGGACTTACACAAGCGCAACTGGCTCAGGCACTGAACGTTTCTCAGCAAGCGGTTCAGTCATGGGAAGCGGGCAGAAGACGGATCCAGATCTCTGTTCTGCCTGAGATAGCAAAGTTACTTTCCGTCTCGCTCGAAGAACTGTTCGGCGAAGAGAGCGACACGATCCCCCGTAAACGGGGACCGGCTTCACGGCTTGAGCAACAGATACAGATTATCAGCCAGTTGCCCCGCGCTAAGCAGAAGCTGGTTTCAGAGATGCTGGATGCGGTAATTGCACAGGCACAACAGTAAAAGACAGACAGCTAAGAGAAAGGATTTTTTTACGCGGATGGAGCAGGCGGCAACCTGCCACAACCGCTAACCACAACCAACTAAGCAGGAGTTGATTTATGGCTAACCGCGATTGTAATGCAGATTTAGCGATTTCAAAAGCCCGGCGCAGCTATAAGGTGGGGTATGCCCGCACCCGCCACGAAGACCGCAGCACCGGTATGACCCGCTATTACAGCCAGCACCCCAGTTTGCATCTTAAAGGCAACTGGCTGGAAGAAGCGGGCTTTGCCACCGGACAGCCAGTACAGGTCAGTGTTGAGCACGGGCAGTTGATTATCCGGCTCGTTGAGTACAACTGACGGCTCAAAAAAGATCCCAGCCAAGCGCTGGGATCTTTAGCATGACTAATTACCTTCTATCCATACTTGCTTTATCCAGCTAGCAAGATCAGGCCAACTTTCCTCGTTATAACCATCAAGCGTCCAGTACTTAATTTTTCCGTCATAATCAATACAATAATAACTGCCATTATCTTCACAGATCGGGAGCAAATTTTCAGGTAGCCCTTGCTCTCTTGCATCGCTTAACGCTTGTGACAGTTCTCCATAATATTTTTTATCACGGGTAACAGATAACAAATCTATAGTTCCGTAGAATATATTACTTATTTTTTTCAAAACCTCTTTATAATCATTTGAAAATTCGAAACCAATTTCTTTTTCATACTGAGAAATTAATTCATCATCTGGCAAATCAACATCATTTCTTTGACCATCTGATAAGCGTTCGATTTCTTCAATAACATCATTAAGTTTAGTATTCATACGTAACCCTATTTAAAATCGTTAGCTCGTTGTTTCCAATAATCAGAACGCCACTTATTAAACTCCGAGCGGTTAATACCTGAGGGGATACTGTTATCATTTATATGTATGACCTTATGATTATCCTTATGAAAACTCTGCGTTACCTCAGCTATAGGTCCATCCTGCTTTTGTAACATATGATGTAAATTGACAGGTTTTCCATCATTACCGATAGGTGCTCTACCAGCTCTCATAAGCTCTACGTTTGTCTTACCTGATTTAGGATCAATACGGCTTGGATCAAACAAGTCATTTCGTTGATAAACCTTATTTCCCTTAAAGGGAACTGGCTCAGCCGACCAATATTTTCTGTCCTGGCCAAAGTATTTTGCGACATCTGTCTGTGTTGTTGTACTTGATTTATTAGCCGTTTGGTTAGGCTGTACTTGAGTAGCTTCCGCCGGAACGCTTTTATCAACATTATTTTTTGATGATACAGATGATGGCTTCGCCTGTATCTTATTACTGGCTGCTCCCCCAATAGCCCCGACCGCAGTCTCCAGCAACAACAGGTTGCGCTGCTCTTCCTTCACGTACTGCGCCGCATCCGCTTTGGACAAGCCCGATTTTTCCAGCTCTTTTTGACGCAGTTCCGTGTTAAAAAACCCGGAGAGGGGTCCGCTGCCGCCATTTAACCAGCTGCTCTGCTCTGAACGCCCTATCTTGTCATTGGCACGGTAACCTGAGACGGCCAGCTCCTTGCCCAGTTCATGGTTGATGAATGCCAGTTCTTCACGACTCAACTCACCATTCAACGCCATCTGTTTCAGGCTGTTGATGGTCGCATCACTGGCCTGCCGGTACTCTGTCCAGACTCCTTTACGGCAGCTGTCATCCTGACATGATGCCAGTTTACCGCGCATGTCCTCCACTGACGGCAAGCCTTTATCCAGAATGCGCTGGCTCAGCTCCTTAGCCTTGCCGCACGCTTCCGGTGACAGCGTGCGGCAATCACCCAGATTTCGCGAGGCCAGCGCATTATTCTCCACCGCATTCTTCCCGGCCTGCGCCCCAGTGAGGGCACTGGCGGTGGAGTCACCGGCAATGCCGCCTGCCAATCCTGCTGCCAGGGTGGAAAGGGTGCTGATAGTTTGCTTCTGCTCCTCCGTTAATTCACTGACTTTGGTGCCGTCGCCGTAAAGTTGCTTTATCAGAACTTGAGCGGCCAGTTCACCCGATGCGGCACCGGCTGCGCCTGACAAGGCATTATTGCCACTGACCTCTGCCGTTACCGCGCCTAAAATCGCATGGGCCAGCGTATTGGTGGCAATATCCACTTTATGAGTTTGTGGATCTGTCGTCAGCGCTTTTATCACACCGGCCAGATACGGTGAAGCGCCCCCGGCCAGCGCCTGACCGAGGTTGTTCCCTGCCAAGCCCTGAATGGCTGCCGTGGCTGCCTGTAACGCTTTCTGATAGGTTCCGCCAGTCCCAAAGCCCGAGTCATTCAGCGCCTGTGTGTAAGCGGTGTCATAAACTTGCTTATTAATATCCGCCGCAGTCGGGTGTGGATTGCCACTGTCGACCAATTTTTTTCTGGCTGCCGCTTTGTCCGGCTCACTGATATGGTCCAGCTTCGCTTTCGCCGCTTTGGTGGCGATAATTTTCCCTTCCGTACGGGCTATCTCGGTCATCTGGGCGCTGAGTTCGCCAATCAGTTGCGCCTGTTTCAGCCGTTGCTGTTCTTTTTCCTTATCAAATATCGGACTCAGGACATTCGCGGCATTATCGGTATCGCGACTTAAGTTCGCGACATCCTGAGTCTGGTGCGCTTTATCCCGGATAATCAGGTTGCCGTCACTGACGGCAGCGTGCGTGGTGGTGCTGTCATGGCCCTGGTTATTGGAACCACTCAGCCCATTGACCGCCAGATTATTCAGGACCTGACCGGCGGTCGGTTGGCCCAGGCTGACGCCCGCACTTTGCTGCTCAACAGTAAAATCCGCTTGATTTTTAATATCTTTAAAGCCCAGCGTCCCGGTGTTCAGGGTGTTTTTGGTTTTGTCAGCGTGACTCGCTATCACCGCGCCGTCCAATTGGGTGTGGTCACCGACGTTAACCTGATAGCCGCCTTTGCCAGCAAACAGCCCGGTCTGCTCCTGCACGCTGTCATAGTTGCTGTGCAGTTTATTGCGGCTGGCATTGAGGCTTGCGGTACCGTTAGTGAGGGGACCCACGGTGGCACTGACGCCCGCGCTGGCATTCTGTTGTTGGCTGTCATAGCGCTGGCTGTCCTGCTCGCTGCTGAGGATCAAATGACGTTTCACGTCGGCGGTAATCTGTTCGCCGCTGACCTGAGCGCCTTTCAGCGTCGTGTCCCGGCCACTGTTCAGCCCGACGCTCTGTCCCGCCTGTAATGTGGTGTTAGTATGACTGACGCCGTTGCCGTTTTCGCGACCGTTGCCCCGACTGACATTGGCCGAGACATTCAGACCGGTGCCTCCCGGTCCCACGGTCAGGCCCATGCCCAGCGAGCGGCCGTGGCTGCTGTTTTTGCCGGTCGTCTGCTCGGTGTTCTGGCTGGATGAGAGCTGAATATCCCGATTCGCATTGAGTTGCAGGTCTTTACCCGCCTGTAACTGGCTGCCCTGAATACGGATATCGCCATTCTGGCCTGATGCGCCTTTGCCATCCCCTTTGGCGGTTATGGTGAGGTTATCCCCGGCGGTGAGGTGGCTGCCCTGTTGGGTGGTTTGGCGGTGCTGCTGTTCTGAACGGGAAGACTGGCGGCCATAAGACAGGCTCACCCCGGCCAGATTATTATTGCCTTTGTCGTCACTGCCCTGAGCCTCCGCCAGTCGGCCAGCCTGCGCCGCTTGCACTCCGCTGAGGGCGGCTTTAGTGTTTTGCAGGGCTTTTACTCGCGGGTCACTTTCAGTGCGGGCGGCTCTGGCTGTTTGCACCGCGCTGTTGACGGCCCCGCCTGCGGCGCCACTCAGCGCCACGGTTAAGCCGCTCTGTTTTTGTTCGGTTTTTGTCGTGGTGTGATGGCGATTTTCCGCGCTGGTGATATCAACCTGTTGACCGGTCAGCGTCAGGTCTTTACCGGCAATCACCTCACTGCCGTGAACCCGGAGCTGTTCTCCCGCGTTAAGGGTGACATTGCCCTGGCTGCTGCCGACCGTGCTGCCTTTGCTCAGCTGGCTGTCACTGTCGGTGGTGACTTTCTGGCTGGCTTTGCCAACGGTGAAACCCATGCCGCTGGTCCCCATCAGGCCGGATTTTTTCTCCTGTCGCAAATGGGTTTCATCGTGCGCTTCGGCTGCGGTGGTGACGGTGAGCTGATGACCGGCGTTCAGGCTGACATCCTGCGTACCGGCGACATTGCTGCCGCGGATATTGAGGTCTTTACCGGCCTGTAGAGTCACTTTATCGCCACTGAATGTGGTACTGAGCGCCTGCCGGTCATGCACTTCATCGTGGGTTTCCACTGACGATTTCGACAGCCAGCCTTTGCTGGTTTGCTTGCTGTGCTCCACTAAGTCGGATGAGGCCGTCCCGGTGGTCAGCGTCAGATTATTTCCGGCCTGCGCCGTCAGTTGTTGACCGGCGTTGACGTGGGCGGCGGTGGCGTTCAAATCCTGCCCGGCTTGCAGGGTCACCTCACCGGCGCCGGTTATCTGGCTGCCGATATCTTGTTGTTGGGTCAGACGGCGGGTGTTATCTTTCCCCCAGTCGCCTTGCTCTGTGCGGCGCGTGCTTAAGGCGTCCAGCGTCAGGTTATGGCCTGCCGTTATCTCGGTGTGACCGTCTTTACCCGCATTCTTGACGTCACTGGCGGTTAATTGGACATTGTTAATGGCGCTCAGCGATAAGGTGCCCTTATCGTTCTGCACATAGATGCCTGCCGGACGGTCCAGCCAGCGGTTAGCTTCATCCCCGCGCACGGTCGATGCGCTGGTGATATCCCGGCCTTTCAGAGTCACCCGATCATCCCCCTGAATCTGGCCGCCCCGGTTAGTGAGCGTCTGTTGGGCCGCTAAATCCACTTTGCCGCCGCGAATAAAGCCGCTGTTGGTCAAATTGTTGGCCGTCAGTTGAGTGACGTCACGCCCGCTCATCGTGCCGCTGTTGGTGATATCGCCCTGACTGTTGAGCGCCACGGTATTCCCGGCCAGCAAGGCGCCATCACTGCTCAGGTCGCCCTGACGGACGCGCGCGTAAACCTGCGGCACAGTCACCACCTCGGTAGTGCCATCCGGCAGGGTCACGGTTTGGTTAGTCAGCCAGATAATATCTGAGGTCAGCAGCGCCATCTGTGCCGGACTCAGCGCCACACCCGGCGTTAACTGTTGCTGTTTGCCAAAGGCGACACCGGCATCCATCAGCGCTTTAAACTGCGCTTCGTCGTTGTTGTAGCCCGGCAGATAGCGCTGACCGGTCAGTTGGGTGATTTGGTCGCGCACCAGCCGCTGTTCGTAGAACCCATCGCCCAGGCGTTTGTGAACCAGCGCCGGGTCGTGCGTTAACTGTTGCCGCATATAGTCCGAGCCCAGCCACTGTTTGTACTGGGTGAATTTCGGGTCGGTCTCCACCAGATAGTGGCTGTCGCTGCCCGGTTGCACGGTATACAGGCTGTTATTCGGCAAACGCGTATCGGGTGTCACCACGCGTATCACCGGATCGACTGTTTGCCCTTTGACGGTCTCCGGGGGCAATACCAGTGGCTGATTTTTGATACCGTTCACCGGCGTAACCGCCGTGGGGGCAGAATGTATCTGACCGGTCTGTCGGTCTGTAATCGTGATATCGGTGCCCTGTGGACGGGTATTCTCCTGCCAGGCCAGCGTTTTCAGGTCGATGGTTTCTATTACGGGGGCCGGGTCATAATTGCTGCGGCTTTTCCCCTGCGAGGTTTTGGTGCCACCGAACCCGAACTTTTTGTGTTTGGTCTTTTTGGCGTACCAGTGAGTTTGGCGACCTTTATCGGTGGTAATCCGTTCGCCCTGAGTGGCAATATTGTGCAGTTCGCCGATTTCTCCATCCAGCGCCCCGCTGGCGACAATCTGGCTGTCGTGATTAGTGACCTGCGCACTGTTGAGCGTGATATTACCCCCGGCCAGAATTTTACCGGGGTCACTCTGTTTAACCTGAGTTTCCTTGACGGTCCGGGTGTACTGATATTCGTAAAAGTCATTACTGCGGCTGCCATCCGGCATGATGGCATCGTGCACTTTGTATTTATTGCGGTGGGAAGTGTCCACCTGTGACCAGTCGTAACGGGTGGTCTGGCCGCTGAGTACTGCATCGTGATGCTGAGACTTTTCCGTTTCGACGACCTGAGTGACCAACCCGGCGTTGGTGTTGTTAATCTGGTCGGCATTAATCTTCAAGTGGCGCCCGGCTTCAATCGTCGCTGCGTGGTTATTGAGCTCATGGGCTTGACCGGAGGCCGTCAGGGTATTATCCAACTGGCCGCCGATGCGCATGTCGCCCACGCTGTAAATCTGCGCATGATGCTGGTTATTGAGCGTTGCGGTG is from Photorhabdus laumondii subsp. laumondii and encodes:
- a CDS encoding SMI1/KNR4 family protein, with amino-acid sequence MNTKLNDVIEEIERLSDGQRNDVDLPDDELISQYEKEIGFEFSNDYKEVLKKISNIFYGTIDLLSVTRDKKYYGELSQALSDAREQGLPENLLPICEDNGSYYCIDYDGKIKYWTLDGYNEESWPDLASWIKQVWIEGN
- a CDS encoding HNH/ENDO VII family nuclease, which codes for MAVNVAMEWVVVENNALASRNLGDCRTLSPEACGKAKELSQRILDKGLPSVEDMRGKLASCQDDSCRKGVWTEYRQASDATINSLKQMALNGELSREELAFINHELGKELAVSGYRANDKIGRSEQSSWLNGGSGPLSGFFNTELRQKELEKSGLSKADAAQYVKEEQRNLLLLETAVGAIGGAASNKIQAKPSSVSSKNNVDKSVPAEATQVQPNQTANKSSTTTQTDVAKYFGQDRKYWSAEPVPFKGNKVYQRNDLFDPSRIDPKSGKTNVELMRAGRAPIGNDGKPVNLHHMLQKQDGPIAEVTQSFHKDNHKVIHINDNSIPSGINRSEFNKWRSDYWKQRANDFK
- the xerC gene encoding site-specific tyrosine recombinase XerC, which encodes MANRKPRKGSLLTVDDVYRQPVGPAHDPKSLYALLLRFVAWRQERNWSETTLKVQTHHTYHFILWATDRGLYYAADITRPILERYQRYLYQYRKTNGEPLSIRTQRTQLQPLQVWFKWLTKQNLILANPAADIELPREEKRLPRYILSIDEIEHILSLPDPNTLQGARDRALMELLWSTGIRRSEAARLDIYSIDGSRKTVTIRQGKGNKDRVLPLGERALNWLQFYQQQIRPQLLVTPDIQSLFVAMDGLDGLQPNGITNAVSGYIRAAGIEKKGACHLFRHAMATQMLENGADLRWIQAMLGHASVESTQVYTQVSIRALQAVHASTHPAEQMADEKVRDADEVGLLADLYADDNADTDTPPDSSEPTSTADSR
- a CDS encoding CHC2 zinc finger domain-containing protein codes for the protein MTRVPDTDLARLKQTVSLLGLARKQGRPMKKRGEDYVLRCPFHNEKTPSMVISPAKNLYHCFGCGAAGSVLDWVIQTEGVTLKIAIRRLRELAGLPDMDNAVVAASSLAAPPGSQAAPLPRPKLADLDDDGQALLHQVIDFYHQHLLASPEAKAWLERRGLNHPELVSHFKLGYAGHHGISGSAGLLPSKDSQEGQQLRGKLSGLGVLRTTTRQDHFRGCVVVPIIGWAESASVASRGRVLQLYGRRTQPDYKVLKDSPKHLYLSSPLAGVWNEAAMKAAAEIILCEALIDAMTFWCAGFRNVIAAFGVNGFNREHLEALQYHGVKRVLIAFDRDEAGDRGAANVAADLLEAGIEAWRVQFPPGMDANDYALKSGNAEHALGLALQQAVWLGQGTAPGAVFSHERPVLPTVTEKPQSAGVAKSSSLAAPPALTVAPVPCERTASGELLMKSGPRVWRIRGMKKSPVPDVMKVNVQVRDETSGLFHVDTLDMYHARHRQHYISTAAQELECELSVIKREAGRVLLMLEQQQDAQQQADAEASGTTAVTVSAEDEAAALALLTSPNLTEQIINDMAACGVVGESTNLLTGYLAAVSRKLDKPLAVLIQSSSAAGKSSLMDAVLNLMPEEERIQYSAMTGQSLYYLGETSLQHKILAIAEEEGVRQAAYALKLLQSDGELKIASTGKNEQSGELVTREYRVQGPVMLMLTTTAIDVDEELLNRCLVLTVNESREQTQAIHAMQRHRQTLAGLLADSEKGYLTQLHQNAQRLLRPLKVVNPYAHQLTFLSDKTRMRRDHMKYLTLIQAIALLHQYQREVKKTTHRGQVIEYIEVTQDDIALANRLAHEVLGRTLDEMPPQTRKLLLLIQEMVNAQAQIQHCQPNEVRFTRRDIRAFTHWSDSQLKNHCQRLTEMEYLLLHGGSRGHLLHYELLWDGEDNGAAHLCGLLDVGEADSETAGSERKSDPEGRKSSPSPGQVWPESGEEKPASAQTEQGPAGAQVRADENAVIKENNHRGALPVPDRDKTPAAVPTGHESKSDLNERQSASSLGQVRAKSGVKKSPSGQAEHGFSVPQVGVTEDTVIKGKKKTRPLSAPAPQSQPEVNHGKP
- a CDS encoding helix-turn-helix domain-containing protein, with the translated sequence MAASISSEEQVFMMTLGQRISALRKHAGLTQAQLAQALNVSQQAVQSWEAGRRRIQISVLPEIAKLLSVSLEELFGEESDTIPRKRGPASRLEQQIQIISQLPRAKQKLVSEMLDAVIAQAQQ
- a CDS encoding SymE family type I addiction module toxin, with product MANRDCNADLAISKARRSYKVGYARTRHEDRSTGMTRYYSQHPSLHLKGNWLEEAGFATGQPVQVSVEHGQLIIRLVEYN